In the Numida meleagris isolate 19003 breed g44 Domestic line chromosome 5, NumMel1.0, whole genome shotgun sequence genome, one interval contains:
- the NFKB2 gene encoding nuclear factor NF-kappa-B p100 subunit isoform X1: MLGLDGLLRPAASGTGLSGAACLPAAAGPAQRPLFPQAGGRPRSDMDEHFQPCLDGIDYDDFSFGSHMVEQKEPLMETAVGPYLVIIEQPKQRGFRFRYGCEGPSHGGLPGASSEKGHKTYPTVKICNYEGMARIEVDLVTHSDPPRVHAHSLVGKQCNEAGNCVAIVGPKDMTAQFSNLGVLHVTKKNMMEIMKEKLKKQRTRNTNKLLTEAELREIELEAKELKKVMDLSIVRLRFTAYLRDSSGNFTLALQPVISDPIHDSKSPGASNLKISRMDKTAGSVRGGDEVYLLCDKVQKDDIEVRFYEDDENGWQAFGDFSPTDVHKQYAIVFRTPPYHKPKIDRPVTVFLQLKRKRGGDVSDSKQFTYYPVVEDKEEVERKRKKVLPQFPQHFGGGSHMGGAGGAGGFGAGGGGNLSFPYSSGLGYNNLYSSSPHPVGGYQGGVQMKAPSGSGDGDDRQAPTESTYCRELQRHAHLWLLARRNAHALLDYSVTADPRMLLAVQRHLAASQDENGDTPLHLAIIHEQTAVIKQLIEVVVSIPSQQIVNITNNLQQTPLHLAVITKQPQVVQLLLQARANPTLLDRYGNSLLHLALQAGDEEMLRTLLAHLGSATPYLLHLPNFHGLLPVHLAVKAKSPACLDLLVRRGADVNSVERQGGRTPLHLAVEMENLNMATHLVKKLGANVNSRTFAGNTPLHLAAGLGSPTLTKLLLKAGADVQRENDEPVSPSSSEASSDTDGDPEEQEQAMELGEPAPSPHAPPEEEQGEAGPRQRRCHTALDLTRSQKVRDILLQASQPRPETELPTTPRPGNVLSLDSDALQGLEQLLNQDSSGSDWMELAKRLGLCSLVETYKDTPSPSVSLLRSYELAGGSLGGLLEALDSMGLRGAVRMLRKPEPLEKLQSTEVKEDSAYGSESVEEEQAPALKPGPVPEGELHHSQQQQVH; this comes from the exons ATGCTGGGGCTGGATGGGCTGCTGCGGCCGGCCGCCTCCGGCACG GGACTTTCCGGAGCGGCGTGCCTTCCTgccgccgccggccccgctcAGCGCCCGCTCTTCCCGCAGGCCGGCGGCCGGCCCCGCAGCGACATGGACGAGCACTTCCAGCCC TGTCTGGATGGGATCGACTACGACGACTTCAGCTTTGGCTCCCACATGGTGGAGCAGAAGGAGCCCCTGATGGAGACAG CAGTCGGTCCCTACCTGGTCATCATTGAGCAGCCGAAGCAG cgGGGCTTCCGATTTCGGTATGGCTGTGAGGGCCCTTCGCACGGGGGGCTGCCAGGAGCCTCCAGCGAGAAGGGGCACAAGACCTACCCCACCGTCAAG aTCTGCAACTACGAGGGGATGGCGCGCATCGAGGTGGACCTGGTGACACACAGCGACCCTCCACGTGTGCACGCACACAGCCTGGTGGGCAAGCAGTGCAACGAGGCTGGCAACTGCGTCGCCATCGTGGGGCCCAAAGACATGACGGCACA GTTCAGCAATCTGGGTGTGCTTCACGTCACCAAGAAGAACATGATGGAGATCatgaaggagaagctgaagaagcagaggaCGCGCAACACAAACAAGCTGCTGACGG AAGCTGAGCTGCGTGAGATTGAGCTGGAGGCAAAGGAGCTGAAGAAGGTGATGGATCTGAGCATCGTGAGGCTGCGCTTCACCGCTTACCTCCGTGACAGCAGTGGGAACTTCACTCTGGCACTGCAGCCCGTCATCTCTGACCCCATCCATGACAGCA AGTCCCCTGGCGCTTCCAACCTGAAGATCTCACGGATGGACAAGACGGCGGGCTCAGTGCGAGGTGGGGATGAGGTCTACCTGTTGTGCGACAAGGTGCAGAAAG ATGACATTGAGGTGCGGTTCTACGAGGATGACGAGAATGGCTGGCAGGCCTTCGGGGACTTCTCCCCCACGGATGTGCACAAGCAG TACGCCATCGTCTTCCGCACGCCCCCCTACCACAAGCCCAAAATTGACCGTCCTGTCACCGTGTTCCTGCAACTGAAGCGGAAGCGCGGGGGGGACGTCAGCGACTCCAAGCAGTTCACCTATTACCCTGTGGTGGAGG ATAAGGAGGAGGTGGAGCGGAAGCGCAAGAAGgtgctgcctcagtttccccagcacTTCGGCGGGGGCTCACACATGGGGGGTGCCGGCGGTGCTGGGGGCTTTGGGGCGGGAGGAG GCGGTAACCTCAGCTTCCCCTACTCGTCCGGGCTGGGCTACAACAACCTCTACTCCTCCAGTCCGCACCCCGTGGGGGGGTACCAGGGCGGCGTGCAGATGAAGGCCCCCAGCGGGAGCGGGGATGGAGATGACAGACAGGCACCTACAGAAAGTACCtactgcagggagctgcagcggCACG CCCACCTGTGGCTGCTGGCACGCCGCAACGCCCATGCCCTGCTGGACTACTCGGTGACTGCTGACCCCCGCATGCTGCTGGCCGTGCAGAGACACCTGGCAGCATCACAGGATGAGAACGGGGACAC GCCCTTGCACCTCGCCATCATCCATGAGCAGACAGCTGTGATCAAGCAGCTAATTGAGGTGGTGGTCAGCATCCCTAGCCAGCAGATCGTCAACATCACCAACAACCTGCAGCAG ACACCGCTGCACCTGGCGGTCATCACCAAGCAGCCCCAGGtggtgcagctcctgctgcaggcccGTGCCAACCCCACCCTGCTGGACCGCTATGGCAACTCCCTGCTGCACCTGGCACTGCAGGCAGGTGATGAGGAGATGCTGCGGACGCTGCTGGCCCACCTGGGCTCGGCCACTCCCTACCTGCTGCACCTGCCCAACTTCCACG GTCTCCTGCCTGTACACCTGGCTGTGAAGGCGAAGAGCCCGGCCTGCCTGGACCTGCTGGTCAGGAGGGGCGCAGATGTGAACAGCGTGGAGAGGCAGGGCGGCAGGACCCCGCTGCACCTGGCCGTGGAGATGGAAAACCTCAACATGGCCACACATCTGGTGAAGAAG TTGGGAGCTAACGTCAACAGCCGGACCTTTGCTGGGAACACCCCCCTGCACCTGGCTGCCGGCCTGGGCTCCCCAACCCTCACCAAACTGCTGCTCAAAGCAG GGGCAGATGTGCAGCGTGAGAACGATGAGCCCGTCAGCCCCTCCTCGTCAGAGGCCAGCAGCGACACAGATGGCGACCCcgaggagcaggagcaggccATGGAGCTGGGGGAGCCGGCCCCGAGCCCCCATGCCCCCCctgaggaggagcagggggaggcAGGGCCCCGGCAGCGCCGCTGCCACACAGCCCTGGACCTGACCCGGAGCCAGAAG GTGCGGGACATCCTGCTGCAGGCCTCCCAGCCCCGCCCCGAGACTGAGCTGCCCACCACCCCCCGGCCAG GGAATGTGCTGTCTCTGGACAGTGATGCgctgcaggggctggagcagctgctgaaccAGGACAGCAGCGGGTCAGACTGGATGGAGCTGGCCAAGAGGCTGGGACTCTGCAGCTTGGTGGAGACGTACAAGGACACCCCCTCACCCAGCGTCAGCCTCCTGCGCAGCTATGAG ctggctggGGGCAGCCTTGGGGGGCTGCTGGAGGCGCTGGACTCTATGGGGCTGCGCGGGGCTGTCAGAATGCTGCGCAAACCTGAGCCgctggagaagctgcagagcacag AGGTCAAGGAAGACAGCGCCTACGGGAGCGAGTCGGTGGAGGAGGAGCAGGCGCCCGCCCTGAAGCCAGGGCCGGTGCCAGAGGGTGAGCTgcaccacagccagcagcagcaggtgcacTGA
- the NFKB2 gene encoding nuclear factor NF-kappa-B p100 subunit isoform X5, translating into MLGLDGLLRPAASGTCLDGIDYDDFSFGSHMVEQKEPLMETAVGPYLVIIEQPKQRGFRFRYGCEGPSHGGLPGASSEKGHKTYPTVKICNYEGMARIEVDLVTHSDPPRVHAHSLVGKQCNEAGNCVAIVGPKDMTAQFSNLGVLHVTKKNMMEIMKEKLKKQRTRNTNKLLTEAELREIELEAKELKKVMDLSIVRLRFTAYLRDSSGNFTLALQPVISDPIHDSKSPGASNLKISRMDKTAGSVRGGDEVYLLCDKVQKDDIEVRFYEDDENGWQAFGDFSPTDVHKQYAIVFRTPPYHKPKIDRPVTVFLQLKRKRGGDVSDSKQFTYYPVVEDKEEVERKRKKVLPQFPQHFGGGSHMGGAGGAGGFGAGGGGNLSFPYSSGLGYNNLYSSSPHPVGGYQGGVQMKAPSGSGDGDDRQAPTESTYCRELQRHAHLWLLARRNAHALLDYSVTADPRMLLAVQRHLAASQDENGDTPLHLAIIHEQTAVIKQLIEVVVSIPSQQIVNITNNLQQTPLHLAVITKQPQVVQLLLQARANPTLLDRYGNSLLHLALQAGDEEMLRTLLAHLGSATPYLLHLPNFHGLLPVHLAVKAKSPACLDLLVRRGADVNSVERQGGRTPLHLAVEMENLNMATHLVKKLGANVNSRTFAGNTPLHLAAGLGSPTLTKLLLKAGADVQRENDEPVSPSSSEASSDTDGDPEEQEQAMELGEPAPSPHAPPEEEQGEAGPRQRRCHTALDLTRSQKVRDILLQASQPRPETELPTTPRPGNVLSLDSDALQGLEQLLNQDSSGSDWMELAKRLGLCSLVETYKDTPSPSVSLLRSYELAGGSLGGLLEALDSMGLRGAVRMLRKPEPLEKLQSTEVKEDSAYGSESVEEEQAPALKPGPVPEGELHHSQQQQVH; encoded by the exons ATGCTGGGGCTGGATGGGCTGCTGCGGCCGGCCGCCTCCGGCACG TGTCTGGATGGGATCGACTACGACGACTTCAGCTTTGGCTCCCACATGGTGGAGCAGAAGGAGCCCCTGATGGAGACAG CAGTCGGTCCCTACCTGGTCATCATTGAGCAGCCGAAGCAG cgGGGCTTCCGATTTCGGTATGGCTGTGAGGGCCCTTCGCACGGGGGGCTGCCAGGAGCCTCCAGCGAGAAGGGGCACAAGACCTACCCCACCGTCAAG aTCTGCAACTACGAGGGGATGGCGCGCATCGAGGTGGACCTGGTGACACACAGCGACCCTCCACGTGTGCACGCACACAGCCTGGTGGGCAAGCAGTGCAACGAGGCTGGCAACTGCGTCGCCATCGTGGGGCCCAAAGACATGACGGCACA GTTCAGCAATCTGGGTGTGCTTCACGTCACCAAGAAGAACATGATGGAGATCatgaaggagaagctgaagaagcagaggaCGCGCAACACAAACAAGCTGCTGACGG AAGCTGAGCTGCGTGAGATTGAGCTGGAGGCAAAGGAGCTGAAGAAGGTGATGGATCTGAGCATCGTGAGGCTGCGCTTCACCGCTTACCTCCGTGACAGCAGTGGGAACTTCACTCTGGCACTGCAGCCCGTCATCTCTGACCCCATCCATGACAGCA AGTCCCCTGGCGCTTCCAACCTGAAGATCTCACGGATGGACAAGACGGCGGGCTCAGTGCGAGGTGGGGATGAGGTCTACCTGTTGTGCGACAAGGTGCAGAAAG ATGACATTGAGGTGCGGTTCTACGAGGATGACGAGAATGGCTGGCAGGCCTTCGGGGACTTCTCCCCCACGGATGTGCACAAGCAG TACGCCATCGTCTTCCGCACGCCCCCCTACCACAAGCCCAAAATTGACCGTCCTGTCACCGTGTTCCTGCAACTGAAGCGGAAGCGCGGGGGGGACGTCAGCGACTCCAAGCAGTTCACCTATTACCCTGTGGTGGAGG ATAAGGAGGAGGTGGAGCGGAAGCGCAAGAAGgtgctgcctcagtttccccagcacTTCGGCGGGGGCTCACACATGGGGGGTGCCGGCGGTGCTGGGGGCTTTGGGGCGGGAGGAG GCGGTAACCTCAGCTTCCCCTACTCGTCCGGGCTGGGCTACAACAACCTCTACTCCTCCAGTCCGCACCCCGTGGGGGGGTACCAGGGCGGCGTGCAGATGAAGGCCCCCAGCGGGAGCGGGGATGGAGATGACAGACAGGCACCTACAGAAAGTACCtactgcagggagctgcagcggCACG CCCACCTGTGGCTGCTGGCACGCCGCAACGCCCATGCCCTGCTGGACTACTCGGTGACTGCTGACCCCCGCATGCTGCTGGCCGTGCAGAGACACCTGGCAGCATCACAGGATGAGAACGGGGACAC GCCCTTGCACCTCGCCATCATCCATGAGCAGACAGCTGTGATCAAGCAGCTAATTGAGGTGGTGGTCAGCATCCCTAGCCAGCAGATCGTCAACATCACCAACAACCTGCAGCAG ACACCGCTGCACCTGGCGGTCATCACCAAGCAGCCCCAGGtggtgcagctcctgctgcaggcccGTGCCAACCCCACCCTGCTGGACCGCTATGGCAACTCCCTGCTGCACCTGGCACTGCAGGCAGGTGATGAGGAGATGCTGCGGACGCTGCTGGCCCACCTGGGCTCGGCCACTCCCTACCTGCTGCACCTGCCCAACTTCCACG GTCTCCTGCCTGTACACCTGGCTGTGAAGGCGAAGAGCCCGGCCTGCCTGGACCTGCTGGTCAGGAGGGGCGCAGATGTGAACAGCGTGGAGAGGCAGGGCGGCAGGACCCCGCTGCACCTGGCCGTGGAGATGGAAAACCTCAACATGGCCACACATCTGGTGAAGAAG TTGGGAGCTAACGTCAACAGCCGGACCTTTGCTGGGAACACCCCCCTGCACCTGGCTGCCGGCCTGGGCTCCCCAACCCTCACCAAACTGCTGCTCAAAGCAG GGGCAGATGTGCAGCGTGAGAACGATGAGCCCGTCAGCCCCTCCTCGTCAGAGGCCAGCAGCGACACAGATGGCGACCCcgaggagcaggagcaggccATGGAGCTGGGGGAGCCGGCCCCGAGCCCCCATGCCCCCCctgaggaggagcagggggaggcAGGGCCCCGGCAGCGCCGCTGCCACACAGCCCTGGACCTGACCCGGAGCCAGAAG GTGCGGGACATCCTGCTGCAGGCCTCCCAGCCCCGCCCCGAGACTGAGCTGCCCACCACCCCCCGGCCAG GGAATGTGCTGTCTCTGGACAGTGATGCgctgcaggggctggagcagctgctgaaccAGGACAGCAGCGGGTCAGACTGGATGGAGCTGGCCAAGAGGCTGGGACTCTGCAGCTTGGTGGAGACGTACAAGGACACCCCCTCACCCAGCGTCAGCCTCCTGCGCAGCTATGAG ctggctggGGGCAGCCTTGGGGGGCTGCTGGAGGCGCTGGACTCTATGGGGCTGCGCGGGGCTGTCAGAATGCTGCGCAAACCTGAGCCgctggagaagctgcagagcacag AGGTCAAGGAAGACAGCGCCTACGGGAGCGAGTCGGTGGAGGAGGAGCAGGCGCCCGCCCTGAAGCCAGGGCCGGTGCCAGAGGGTGAGCTgcaccacagccagcagcagcaggtgcacTGA
- the NFKB2 gene encoding nuclear factor NF-kappa-B p100 subunit isoform X4 — protein MLGLDGLLRPAASGTAGGRPRSDMDEHFQPCLDGIDYDDFSFGSHMVEQKEPLMETVGPYLVIIEQPKQRGFRFRYGCEGPSHGGLPGASSEKGHKTYPTVKICNYEGMARIEVDLVTHSDPPRVHAHSLVGKQCNEAGNCVAIVGPKDMTAQFSNLGVLHVTKKNMMEIMKEKLKKQRTRNTNKLLTEAELREIELEAKELKKVMDLSIVRLRFTAYLRDSSGNFTLALQPVISDPIHDSKSPGASNLKISRMDKTAGSVRGGDEVYLLCDKVQKDDIEVRFYEDDENGWQAFGDFSPTDVHKQYAIVFRTPPYHKPKIDRPVTVFLQLKRKRGGDVSDSKQFTYYPVVEDKEEVERKRKKVLPQFPQHFGGGSHMGGAGGAGGFGAGGGGNLSFPYSSGLGYNNLYSSSPHPVGGYQGGVQMKAPSGSGDGDDRQAPTESTYCRELQRHAHLWLLARRNAHALLDYSVTADPRMLLAVQRHLAASQDENGDTPLHLAIIHEQTAVIKQLIEVVVSIPSQQIVNITNNLQQTPLHLAVITKQPQVVQLLLQARANPTLLDRYGNSLLHLALQAGDEEMLRTLLAHLGSATPYLLHLPNFHGLLPVHLAVKAKSPACLDLLVRRGADVNSVERQGGRTPLHLAVEMENLNMATHLVKKLGANVNSRTFAGNTPLHLAAGLGSPTLTKLLLKAGADVQRENDEPVSPSSSEASSDTDGDPEEQEQAMELGEPAPSPHAPPEEEQGEAGPRQRRCHTALDLTRSQKVRDILLQASQPRPETELPTTPRPGNVLSLDSDALQGLEQLLNQDSSGSDWMELAKRLGLCSLVETYKDTPSPSVSLLRSYELAGGSLGGLLEALDSMGLRGAVRMLRKPEPLEKLQSTEVKEDSAYGSESVEEEQAPALKPGPVPEGELHHSQQQQVH, from the exons ATGCTGGGGCTGGATGGGCTGCTGCGGCCGGCCGCCTCCGGCACG GCCGGCGGCCGGCCCCGCAGCGACATGGACGAGCACTTCCAGCCC TGTCTGGATGGGATCGACTACGACGACTTCAGCTTTGGCTCCCACATGGTGGAGCAGAAGGAGCCCCTGATGGAGACAG TCGGTCCCTACCTGGTCATCATTGAGCAGCCGAAGCAG cgGGGCTTCCGATTTCGGTATGGCTGTGAGGGCCCTTCGCACGGGGGGCTGCCAGGAGCCTCCAGCGAGAAGGGGCACAAGACCTACCCCACCGTCAAG aTCTGCAACTACGAGGGGATGGCGCGCATCGAGGTGGACCTGGTGACACACAGCGACCCTCCACGTGTGCACGCACACAGCCTGGTGGGCAAGCAGTGCAACGAGGCTGGCAACTGCGTCGCCATCGTGGGGCCCAAAGACATGACGGCACA GTTCAGCAATCTGGGTGTGCTTCACGTCACCAAGAAGAACATGATGGAGATCatgaaggagaagctgaagaagcagaggaCGCGCAACACAAACAAGCTGCTGACGG AAGCTGAGCTGCGTGAGATTGAGCTGGAGGCAAAGGAGCTGAAGAAGGTGATGGATCTGAGCATCGTGAGGCTGCGCTTCACCGCTTACCTCCGTGACAGCAGTGGGAACTTCACTCTGGCACTGCAGCCCGTCATCTCTGACCCCATCCATGACAGCA AGTCCCCTGGCGCTTCCAACCTGAAGATCTCACGGATGGACAAGACGGCGGGCTCAGTGCGAGGTGGGGATGAGGTCTACCTGTTGTGCGACAAGGTGCAGAAAG ATGACATTGAGGTGCGGTTCTACGAGGATGACGAGAATGGCTGGCAGGCCTTCGGGGACTTCTCCCCCACGGATGTGCACAAGCAG TACGCCATCGTCTTCCGCACGCCCCCCTACCACAAGCCCAAAATTGACCGTCCTGTCACCGTGTTCCTGCAACTGAAGCGGAAGCGCGGGGGGGACGTCAGCGACTCCAAGCAGTTCACCTATTACCCTGTGGTGGAGG ATAAGGAGGAGGTGGAGCGGAAGCGCAAGAAGgtgctgcctcagtttccccagcacTTCGGCGGGGGCTCACACATGGGGGGTGCCGGCGGTGCTGGGGGCTTTGGGGCGGGAGGAG GCGGTAACCTCAGCTTCCCCTACTCGTCCGGGCTGGGCTACAACAACCTCTACTCCTCCAGTCCGCACCCCGTGGGGGGGTACCAGGGCGGCGTGCAGATGAAGGCCCCCAGCGGGAGCGGGGATGGAGATGACAGACAGGCACCTACAGAAAGTACCtactgcagggagctgcagcggCACG CCCACCTGTGGCTGCTGGCACGCCGCAACGCCCATGCCCTGCTGGACTACTCGGTGACTGCTGACCCCCGCATGCTGCTGGCCGTGCAGAGACACCTGGCAGCATCACAGGATGAGAACGGGGACAC GCCCTTGCACCTCGCCATCATCCATGAGCAGACAGCTGTGATCAAGCAGCTAATTGAGGTGGTGGTCAGCATCCCTAGCCAGCAGATCGTCAACATCACCAACAACCTGCAGCAG ACACCGCTGCACCTGGCGGTCATCACCAAGCAGCCCCAGGtggtgcagctcctgctgcaggcccGTGCCAACCCCACCCTGCTGGACCGCTATGGCAACTCCCTGCTGCACCTGGCACTGCAGGCAGGTGATGAGGAGATGCTGCGGACGCTGCTGGCCCACCTGGGCTCGGCCACTCCCTACCTGCTGCACCTGCCCAACTTCCACG GTCTCCTGCCTGTACACCTGGCTGTGAAGGCGAAGAGCCCGGCCTGCCTGGACCTGCTGGTCAGGAGGGGCGCAGATGTGAACAGCGTGGAGAGGCAGGGCGGCAGGACCCCGCTGCACCTGGCCGTGGAGATGGAAAACCTCAACATGGCCACACATCTGGTGAAGAAG TTGGGAGCTAACGTCAACAGCCGGACCTTTGCTGGGAACACCCCCCTGCACCTGGCTGCCGGCCTGGGCTCCCCAACCCTCACCAAACTGCTGCTCAAAGCAG GGGCAGATGTGCAGCGTGAGAACGATGAGCCCGTCAGCCCCTCCTCGTCAGAGGCCAGCAGCGACACAGATGGCGACCCcgaggagcaggagcaggccATGGAGCTGGGGGAGCCGGCCCCGAGCCCCCATGCCCCCCctgaggaggagcagggggaggcAGGGCCCCGGCAGCGCCGCTGCCACACAGCCCTGGACCTGACCCGGAGCCAGAAG GTGCGGGACATCCTGCTGCAGGCCTCCCAGCCCCGCCCCGAGACTGAGCTGCCCACCACCCCCCGGCCAG GGAATGTGCTGTCTCTGGACAGTGATGCgctgcaggggctggagcagctgctgaaccAGGACAGCAGCGGGTCAGACTGGATGGAGCTGGCCAAGAGGCTGGGACTCTGCAGCTTGGTGGAGACGTACAAGGACACCCCCTCACCCAGCGTCAGCCTCCTGCGCAGCTATGAG ctggctggGGGCAGCCTTGGGGGGCTGCTGGAGGCGCTGGACTCTATGGGGCTGCGCGGGGCTGTCAGAATGCTGCGCAAACCTGAGCCgctggagaagctgcagagcacag AGGTCAAGGAAGACAGCGCCTACGGGAGCGAGTCGGTGGAGGAGGAGCAGGCGCCCGCCCTGAAGCCAGGGCCGGTGCCAGAGGGTGAGCTgcaccacagccagcagcagcaggtgcacTGA